The Pontibacter korlensis sequence GCGGGCTGATTTCCACAAGCTCCCCTCTATCGACTTTGAGAAAATTGAGCGGGACGTGTTATACACCATCAATCTCATACTTAACGGCATCGCAGTAAGAGCATAAAAAAGCGACACATTACTGTGTCGCCTTCAGTTGGTCTAGCTTCGCTTTCAGCGCGTCTATATCTGGTTTGTGTCCTTTGGCCACTTCAGCGGCATCGAGCTCAATCAGCATGTTTTTCATCTGCTGCAGGTAAGCAGCCTTATCTTTCTTCAGGCAGCCTTTATTTCCGTCCTGGCAATGTCCGTCTTCATCCATTGGCTTAAACATACTGCCTTCGCCGTAAATAAGCCACTGTGGGTTCAGATCCTCGAAGTTTTTTACAATAGCCACAAGCTCATCTAGCACAATGTTGCAGCCATTTATAATGTGGTTAAGGGTTGTTTCGTCCGCTCCGGTTATGGATTTCAGGTCTTCCATTTCCAGTTCTTTCAGGTTAGTGTAGAACCTGAACCTTTTGCCGATTTGCTGTAAGTCGATAGCCATACACAGGGAGTTTAGTGGGTTTTTAGGTATTAGTAAATTTGCTATACGTAAGCATAACAGATTACGAACTAAAAAAATCCCACAACCTACTTTTGGTAGGCCTATATAGCCTCAGAAATGGCCAACGACCTATAAAAGTTGGCAGGCTTACTCGGAGTCTTCCTGCTGCAGCTGCCGCTCGTATAGCTGTTTGTACAGGCCTTCCTGGTTTATCAGCTCATCGTGCGTGCCGTGCTGCACGATCACTCCATCATCCAGTACCAAAATACGGTCAGCCAGTTTTACCGACGACACTCTATGCGAAATAATGATGCTGGTGCGGTTTTGCATGATACGACGCAGGCTGTTCAGAATGGCATTTTCTGTTTTAGTATCTACAGCTGAGAGCGAGTCGTCCAGGATAAGTATACTTGGCTCCCGTACCAGTGCCCTTGCAATGGATACCCGTTGCTTTTGCCCGCCTGAGAGAGTAATGCCGCGCTCGCCCAGCTTCGTGTTAAATCCTTCCGGGAAGCGAGCAATGTTCTCATAGACATCGGCATCTTTGGCAGCCTGCTCCATTTGCTCTTCGGTTATACTTGGCAAACCAAAGCCGATATTATTGCGGATAGAGTCAGAGAACAGGAACACATCCTGCGGCACATAGCCTATCTGACTGCGTAGAGTATCGAGGTTGTAATCGCGCACATCTACCCCATCTATCAAAATACGGCCGCTGGTGGCGTCGTACATGCGCGGCAGTAGGTTTGCAATAGTGCTCTTGCCCGAGCCGGTATTGCCGATCACAGCCAAGGTTTCGCCGTGGTTAATATTAAATGATACCCCCTTCAGCGCATGTATGCCTGTGTCTGGGTAAATAAAGTCAACATTTTCGAAGCGGATGTCGCCTACTATGTCCTTGCTGATGTTTTCACGGGAAACAATATCGTTTTTAGTGTTCAGGAACTCGTTAATGCGCTCCTGCGAGGCGGCAGCACGCTGCACCAAGCTGGCCGTCCAACCCAAAGAGGTAACAGGCCAGGTAAGCATGTTCACGTAGATGATAAATTCGGCGATATTACCCGTGGTGATGCTTCCGTTGATTACCTCCTGTCCACCAATATAAACTGTTATAATCGTGCTCAGACCTACCAGGAACAGCACCAGTGGGAAAAACAGCGAGTTTACGAAGTTCAGCTCCAGCGATTTGTCCTTATAGGTGTTGCTGGCCGTGTTAAACTTGCTGTGCGAATCATCCTCTCGCACAAACGACTTAATTACTCTAATTCCGGAGAAGGCTTCCTGCACAAACGTGTTAATGCCTGAGAGGCTGCGTTGGATCTCGTCGGATTTGCGCTGGATAATGTTGTTTACATAGTAAATGCTGATGGCAAGTATAGGCAGCGGAATCAGGGTATACATGGTCAGCTTAACGTTTACCGACAGCATGTAAGGGATTACCATCAGGAAAAGGATCACCAAGTTTATGCCATACATAATAGCTGGCCCTAAGTACATGCGTACACGGCTCACGTCTTCAGAGATGCGGGCCATCAAGTCGCCCGTGTTGTTCTTGCGGTAAAAGCTCAGCGGCAGGCTCTGGTAGTGCTCATAGATCTCATTCTTGAGGTCATTCTCTATCAGGCGGCTCATTACAATGATGGTCTGGCGCACGAAGAACAGGAACACGCCTCGCAATAGCGCCATTAGCAGGATGATTACGCCGTACACCAGTATACTCCTGGCGAACACATCGTACACCAGTTCCTGCTGCGCCATGCCTTTAAATAAACCATGCAGGTTTATGCCCTCTTTAATCAGGTTAAAGGCATAGCGAACAACCTGGGCTGGCAGAATCTGGAAAAAGTTGGAAATAATAGTAAACAGGAGTCCCAGCAGGAGCCTGTACTTGTACTTGAGAAGGTATTTATTTAGATATCGTAACGATTTCACTGTCAGAACTTGAAGCCTTTGCGCTTTTACGTAGAGATAGCGCGTACAAATTGAAATAAAAGAAAAAAGAATTACTTTTGCAGCGCGAAACGGGAAGGGTCATTGGTGCCTCCCTCTTCACAAAGATAGAACAACCCCTAATCAAAACTATCAATGGTGGAATTAAAAGAAGTTGAAGTAAAAAAAGACAAATCAGTCTTTGATCAGATATCAGAACACAATCACGAGAAAGTTGTTTTCTGCCACGACAAAGAAACTGGATTGAAAGCCATCATCGGCATCCACAATACAGTGCTTGGCCCGGCGCTGGGCGGTACCCGCATGTGGGCGTACGCATCTGAGGCGGAGGCCTTGGACGATGTGCTGCGTCTGTCTAGAGGCATGACCTACAAGGCTGCTATCTCTGGTTTGAACCTGGGTGGTGGTAAGGCGGTTATCATCGGTGACGCCAAAAAAGATAAAAATGAGGCTTTGCTTCGCAGATTCGGCCGTTTTGTGAAGAACCTGAATGGTGCTTACATTACTGCAGAAGACGTAGGCATGACTACAAAAGACATGGAGTTCATTCGTATGGAAACGGAGCACGTGTCTGGTCTGCCTGAGTCTATGGGCGGTGGCGGAGATCCTTCTCCGGTAACAGCTTATGGTACCTATATGGGTATGAAGGCTGCTGCAAAAAAAGCGTTCGGCTCTGACTCACTGGAAGGCAAGAAAATCTCTGTTCAAGGGGTTGGCCACGTAGGTGGTTACCTGGTAGAGCTGCTTGCTAAAGAGAACGCTGAAATCTTCATCACTGATATTTATGAAGACCGTTTGCGTGAAGTATCAAACAAATATGGCGCAAAGGTGGTTGGCATGGACGAGATCTATGATCTTGACGTGGATATCTATGCTCCATGTGCATTGGGGGGTACCATCAACGATAATTCACTGAGCCGCCTGAAGTGCCAGGTTATTGCAGGTTCAGCTAACAACCAGCTGCGTGATGAGCATGTGCATGGCCCTGCTCTGATAGAGAAAGGCATCGTTTACGCTCCTGACTTCCTTATCAATGCTGGTGGTTTGATCAACGTTTACTCTGAGCTGATTGGCTATAACCGCGAGAGCGCTTATGCGCAGACAGAGCGTATTTACGGCTACACGCTGGATATTTTCGAGCTTGCTGAGAAAGAAGGTATCCACAACCAGGCTGCTGCCGTGAAAATGGCTAAGAAGCGTATCGAAAGCATTGGCCGAGTTCGCTCAACTTACTAAGCTAACAGCAATGTTATAGAATCCGTTAAAGTTAAAAGTGCTGCATTAACCTGTGGCACTTTTGCTTTACACGGTAACACAGCGGAACTATAGCCTGTCTGATCCGCTTTACAAACAGTAGGCAAAATATACTTTACCCGGCTCTAGAGCCTCAGAATAAAATTTTACCCAACACACGTTCTTTACAATAATAATTATGCTCAACCGCAGAACACTACGAATTAAGGCGATGCAGGCTATCTATGCCTATCAGCAAGCCGTAGGTTCAGACTACCTGCTGGCCCTAGACCAGATAAGTGAGGACTTTGCGCCGAACCTTAACTCTATGGAGGTGCAGGACAGAAAGCTGCTAGAAGGAAAAAAGCAGATGGCCAGCCTTATGTTTAAAGAATGGCACGAGAAGCAGGAGTACGATGCAGAAGGCGCCGATAAGGATGCCATTGATGCGGTGAACAGAGCAATTGCTTTCTACAATAACGCCGTTAAAAAAGACCTGAAGTTCTACGGCAACCAAATGCTTAACGCTGTAGAGCGTATCTACGACCACTACCTGGGTACTCTGCAGATACTGGAGGTAATCGTAAGCCTGATAGAGGAAGAAGAGGAGAAGAAAGCTAGCCGCTTCACCGCAGCCGAAGGTCCTGATACTACGGCCTTTTTGCGCAACAAAGTGGTACAGCGCCTGCTGCAAAGCAAGTCATACCAGGAAAGCATTATCCGCCGCAACATTAGCTGGGGATCGGACATCAGCGAAATTCGCGCTGTTTATAAGAACATTCTGAAGAAAGACGAGACCTTCCTGAGTTACGTTGCCCAGCCAGAGCACACCCTGGAGGAGGACGTTGAGGTGGTCAAACATATTTTCAAAAACATTATCTTTAAAGAAAAAAACTTACAATCTTTGTTTGAGGAGCAAGACCTGAACTGGGTAGAGAACAAATCGATTGTAAGAAGCCTAGTAAACAAAACCGTCAAGATTTTTGGCGAGGAGGCCGAGGAAGATAAGCCGCTGCTGGACCTGTCGGCAAACTGGGAAGACGATAGAGCTTTCTTTGAAGATTTATACTTCCAGACGCTAGAGCAGGACGATAAGTATGAATCCATGATCGCGAGCAGCGTGAAAAACTGGGATGTAGAGCGTGTTGCTCTGCTTGATAAGATCATACTAAAGATGGCTCTGTGCGAAATGCACATCTTCCGCAGCATACCGGTAAAGGTAACCATCAACGAATACATCGAAATCTCAAAGCTCTACAGCACCCCTAAGAGTAAGCAGTTTATTAATGGTGTGCTGGACAAAATGGCACAGGAATTGGCAGCCAAAGGAGAAATCCGTAAGTCGGGCCGTGGTTTGATAGACAACAAATAAGCTTACCCCAACCACAACGGCCTTTGCATCGGTTTCTCCGTAGAAGAGGAAAAATTGTACCCGAGAATAATAAGCATATAGGAACTATGAGTAAAAAGACAAATGCGTTACTGTCTTTTGTATCCGGAGCCGCTGTAGGAGCTGTTGCCGGTATACTTTTCGCCCCAGAAAAAGGACGGGAGACACGTTACTGGTTAAGCTACCGATTGGAGAAATACAGAGATACTCTTTCAGACCTGTTGGAGCAGCTTGTTGCTAAAGGCGATAGCCTGCCTACCACTGCGAAGTCTGAAGGGCAGCGTGTGATACAGGACGCAAAAGAAAAAGCTGAGAAGCTTCTTGGCGACGTGGATTCACTAATAAACGAAATAAATAGCAGGAAAGAACTGTAAGCATGAAACAAGTAACCCTGATTCCCGGCGACGGGATAGGCCCTGAGATCACAGAAGCTGTTAAAGCAATATTTAGTGCAGCAAACGTTCCGGTTAGCTGGGAAGAAGAAAATGCCGGGCAAACCACTTTTGATACTATCGGCGAACTTATTCCAGAAACGCTGATTGCTTCTCTTCTGAAAAACAGAGTAGCATTGAAAGGCCCTATCACCACTCCTGTGGGCAAAGGCTTTAAAAGTATAAATGTGCAGCTTCGCCAGAAGTTTGACCTCTACTCAAACGTAAGGCCTGCTAAGACTACCAAAGGCATCGAGACACGCTTCGACAACGTGAACTCTGTGCTGTTCCGCGAGAACACAGAAGGACTATACTCCGGTCTGGAGATGTTTGACGAGCGCCTGCAGATCTCTGACTCTGTAGCCCGCCTGACACGCGTAGGTTGCCAGAAGATTATCCGTGCTGCCTTTGAGTATGCCAACAAGCACAACTGCAAAAAAGTAACGGCTGTACACAAGGCAAACATCCTGAAAAGTGCCGGTGCTTTATTCCTGGGCGTGTTCAACGAGATTGCAAAGGAGTATCCACACATCCAGGCAGACGACAAAATCATTGATAACATGTGTATGCAGCTGGTAGCAAAGCCAGAGCAGTTCGATGTTATTGTAACCACAAACCTTTTTGGTGATATCCTGTCTGACCTGTGCGCTGGCCTGGTAGGTGGCCTTGGTGTGGTAGCTGGTGCCAACATAGGCGATGAGATGGCTATCTTTGAGGCTGTACACGGCTCAGCCCCTGATATTGCTGGCAAGGGAATTGCTAACCCTACAGCGTTGCTGCGTTCTGCCATTATGATGCTGCACCACATCGACCTGAAAGACGAGGCGAACCGTATTGAGACTGCTTTGGAGGCCACACTGGCTAACAAAGAAGAGTGCACCGGCGACCTTGGTGGTAAGGCAAGCACAATGGAGTTCGCGCAGAACATCATTGCAAAACTTTAAAATTTAGTAAGTTATTATGAAAAAGAACCTGTTTCTGGTAGCAGGCCTGGCAGTAACTATGTTTACTACTAGCTGCGATAACAACAACACAGGCAACGATACAGTAGCTGAAAACACTACAGCTGCAGAAGCGCCTGTGCAGCCAATCGAAAACCCGAATGTGGTAGCAACTGCTGCAGAAGGCGAAGCTGCTACTTCTGAGAACAC is a genomic window containing:
- a CDS encoding ABC transporter ATP-binding protein, with protein sequence MKSLRYLNKYLLKYKYRLLLGLLFTIISNFFQILPAQVVRYAFNLIKEGINLHGLFKGMAQQELVYDVFARSILVYGVIILLMALLRGVFLFFVRQTIIVMSRLIENDLKNEIYEHYQSLPLSFYRKNNTGDLMARISEDVSRVRMYLGPAIMYGINLVILFLMVIPYMLSVNVKLTMYTLIPLPILAISIYYVNNIIQRKSDEIQRSLSGINTFVQEAFSGIRVIKSFVREDDSHSKFNTASNTYKDKSLELNFVNSLFFPLVLFLVGLSTIITVYIGGQEVINGSITTGNIAEFIIYVNMLTWPVTSLGWTASLVQRAAASQERINEFLNTKNDIVSRENISKDIVGDIRFENVDFIYPDTGIHALKGVSFNINHGETLAVIGNTGSGKSTIANLLPRMYDATSGRILIDGVDVRDYNLDTLRSQIGYVPQDVFLFSDSIRNNIGFGLPSITEEQMEQAAKDADVYENIARFPEGFNTKLGERGITLSGGQKQRVSIARALVREPSILILDDSLSAVDTKTENAILNSLRRIMQNRTSIIISHRVSSVKLADRILVLDDGVIVQHGTHDELINQEGLYKQLYERQLQQEDSE
- a CDS encoding YtxH domain-containing protein gives rise to the protein MSKKTNALLSFVSGAAVGAVAGILFAPEKGRETRYWLSYRLEKYRDTLSDLLEQLVAKGDSLPTTAKSEGQRVIQDAKEKAEKLLGDVDSLINEINSRKEL
- a CDS encoding Glu/Leu/Phe/Val family dehydrogenase; translation: MVELKEVEVKKDKSVFDQISEHNHEKVVFCHDKETGLKAIIGIHNTVLGPALGGTRMWAYASEAEALDDVLRLSRGMTYKAAISGLNLGGGKAVIIGDAKKDKNEALLRRFGRFVKNLNGAYITAEDVGMTTKDMEFIRMETEHVSGLPESMGGGGDPSPVTAYGTYMGMKAAAKKAFGSDSLEGKKISVQGVGHVGGYLVELLAKENAEIFITDIYEDRLREVSNKYGAKVVGMDEIYDLDVDIYAPCALGGTINDNSLSRLKCQVIAGSANNQLRDEHVHGPALIEKGIVYAPDFLINAGGLINVYSELIGYNRESAYAQTERIYGYTLDIFELAEKEGIHNQAAAVKMAKKRIESIGRVRSTY
- the nusB gene encoding transcription antitermination factor NusB; its protein translation is MLNRRTLRIKAMQAIYAYQQAVGSDYLLALDQISEDFAPNLNSMEVQDRKLLEGKKQMASLMFKEWHEKQEYDAEGADKDAIDAVNRAIAFYNNAVKKDLKFYGNQMLNAVERIYDHYLGTLQILEVIVSLIEEEEEKKASRFTAAEGPDTTAFLRNKVVQRLLQSKSYQESIIRRNISWGSDISEIRAVYKNILKKDETFLSYVAQPEHTLEEDVEVVKHIFKNIIFKEKNLQSLFEEQDLNWVENKSIVRSLVNKTVKIFGEEAEEDKPLLDLSANWEDDRAFFEDLYFQTLEQDDKYESMIASSVKNWDVERVALLDKIILKMALCEMHIFRSIPVKVTINEYIEISKLYSTPKSKQFINGVLDKMAQELAAKGEIRKSGRGLIDNK
- a CDS encoding isocitrate/isopropylmalate dehydrogenase family protein; this translates as MKQVTLIPGDGIGPEITEAVKAIFSAANVPVSWEEENAGQTTFDTIGELIPETLIASLLKNRVALKGPITTPVGKGFKSINVQLRQKFDLYSNVRPAKTTKGIETRFDNVNSVLFRENTEGLYSGLEMFDERLQISDSVARLTRVGCQKIIRAAFEYANKHNCKKVTAVHKANILKSAGALFLGVFNEIAKEYPHIQADDKIIDNMCMQLVAKPEQFDVIVTTNLFGDILSDLCAGLVGGLGVVAGANIGDEMAIFEAVHGSAPDIAGKGIANPTALLRSAIMMLHHIDLKDEANRIETALEATLANKEECTGDLGGKASTMEFAQNIIAKL